A region from the Deltaproteobacteria bacterium HGW-Deltaproteobacteria-18 genome encodes:
- a CDS encoding glycine/betaine ABC transporter substrate-binding protein, which yields MRFLKALVIVAAVCLIPANLLANPIRFGVPPWPGVTVKTEVVCQILNAMGHETNQLEIGPPVIYKGLTAGDVDAYVAAWIPQQNGMFIPLKENKAIDIIRVNVDQADTGLAVPTYVWDAGVRSVADLDKHADKFDRTIFGIEVGSGMHTSTEEMISNDVAGLGDWELVGSTTPVMLTAVDDRVRQNKWAVFHAWRPHWMTLKIDMKFLEGVPGSEKLISSSVVYTVASNDFAEKYPQARAFLSNFYVPAEIQSAWIYAFGFEKKDPVDVARTWIAENPETVAKWLEGVLTVDGKPAFDAVRDKIK from the coding sequence ATGCGTTTTCTCAAAGCACTTGTTATCGTCGCAGCGGTTTGCCTCATTCCCGCAAATCTGCTGGCAAACCCCATTCGGTTCGGGGTCCCGCCATGGCCCGGGGTGACCGTCAAAACCGAAGTCGTCTGCCAGATCCTGAATGCCATGGGCCATGAAACCAATCAGCTCGAAATAGGTCCCCCGGTCATCTACAAAGGCCTGACAGCCGGGGATGTCGACGCCTACGTGGCAGCATGGATTCCTCAGCAGAACGGAATGTTCATCCCACTCAAGGAAAATAAGGCCATTGACATCATAAGGGTCAATGTGGACCAGGCCGACACGGGCCTGGCAGTACCGACCTATGTCTGGGATGCGGGAGTACGCTCCGTGGCTGACCTGGACAAGCACGCCGACAAATTCGACCGCACCATTTTCGGCATCGAGGTCGGCAGCGGCATGCATACAAGCACCGAGGAAATGATCAGCAACGATGTGGCTGGACTTGGGGACTGGGAGTTGGTCGGCAGCACGACCCCGGTCATGCTCACCGCCGTCGACGACCGCGTGCGACAGAACAAATGGGCGGTTTTCCATGCCTGGCGGCCCCACTGGATGACCCTCAAGATCGACATGAAATTCCTGGAAGGTGTGCCCGGCTCCGAAAAATTGATCAGCTCAAGTGTTGTCTACACAGTGGCCAGCAACGACTTTGCCGAAAAATACCCGCAGGCGCGAGCGTTTCTGAGCAATTTTTATGTTCCGGCCGAAATCCAGAGCGCCTGGATTTACGCGTTCGGCTTCGAAAAGAAGGACCCTGTCGATGTGGCGCGGACCTGGATCGCAGAAAACCCTGAAACCGTCGCCAAGTGGCTTGAAGGGGTCCTGACCGTGGACGGAAAGCCCGCCTTTGATGCGGTGAGGGATAAAATCAAATAG
- a CDS encoding pyruvate carboxyltransferase, whose translation MLIDTTLREGAQMFGTCIPNKIGIEIAGRIADMGVEEIEIGWMGQQGLDDMVRTLRHKGATCDLSVWSPCRTVDVYRAAGLGIDTINIGLPVSDLHIAERLRTDRDGLTTMLRETVGLAHSCGIRRISIGLEDVTRADQEFALSMARMARELGAVRIRLADTLGVMTPTRIAELVRFFAAGVDMEIAIHCHNDFGMATANAITALEAGAHWADVSVLGIGERSGISALEEVAGHLRLVQGYEIYDMNLVRGLCDMVAELAHIPVARNRPVSGDDIFAAESGLHVDGILKNPALFEPYDPALTGAKRMLALGAKAGQGAVRNMLRQVGLEGPLNSIGSLVDTIRQRANSAGRPLSPVEVQDLAKAKGCLEGGIC comes from the coding sequence ATGCTCATCGACACGACACTCAGGGAAGGGGCGCAAATGTTCGGGACCTGTATCCCCAATAAGATCGGAATCGAAATCGCCGGCCGCATCGCGGACATGGGCGTGGAAGAGATAGAGATCGGCTGGATGGGACAGCAGGGCCTTGACGATATGGTGCGGACCCTGCGGCACAAGGGAGCGACCTGCGACCTGAGCGTGTGGTCTCCGTGCCGTACGGTGGATGTTTACCGGGCAGCGGGACTGGGTATCGACACGATCAATATCGGGCTGCCCGTTTCGGACCTGCACATCGCAGAGCGTCTGCGCACGGACCGGGACGGTCTGACCACCATGCTGCGCGAAACCGTGGGGCTTGCCCACTCCTGCGGCATCCGCCGCATCAGCATCGGCCTCGAGGACGTGACCCGGGCCGACCAGGAATTTGCCCTCTCCATGGCCCGCATGGCCAGAGAGCTCGGCGCCGTGCGCATCCGCCTGGCCGACACGCTGGGCGTCATGACCCCGACCCGCATAGCGGAGCTGGTGCGTTTCTTTGCCGCCGGTGTGGACATGGAGATCGCCATCCACTGTCACAACGATTTCGGCATGGCCACGGCCAACGCCATCACGGCGCTGGAAGCGGGCGCGCATTGGGCCGATGTTTCGGTACTGGGGATAGGTGAGCGTTCGGGCATCTCCGCCCTGGAGGAAGTGGCCGGGCACCTGCGTCTGGTGCAGGGATACGAGATCTACGACATGAATCTGGTACGCGGCCTGTGCGATATGGTGGCCGAACTCGCCCACATTCCGGTGGCCCGCAACCGGCCGGTTTCAGGCGATGACATTTTCGCGGCCGAGTCGGGCCTGCACGTGGACGGCATTCTCAAAAACCCGGCTCTATTCGAGCCCTACGACCCCGCCCTGACCGGAGCCAAACGCATGCTGGCCCTAGGTGCCAAGGCCGGCCAGGGAGCGGTCAGGAACATGCTTCGCCAGGTTGGGCTGGAAGGACCGCTCAACTCCATCGGCAGTTTGGTGGACACGATTCGTCAGCGAGCCAACAGCGCAGGCCGCCCCTTGAGTCCGGTTGAAGTGCAGGATCTGGCCAAGGCAAAGGGTTGTCTGGAAGGCGGGATTTGCTAA